Within Desulfobacter sp., the genomic segment ATACGACCTATAAATCCCTGAAACTCTTTGCCGATGTCCTGGAAGAGATTGAGAAAAATTATGTGGATGAAGTGGATGCCGAAGAGTTGATCCACAATGCCATCCGGGGGATGGTGGGGAATCTGGATCCCCATTCCTCCTTTATGCCCCCCGAGGCTTTCGGGGATCTCCAGGACGATACCAAGGGAAAGTTTTCCGGCATCGGCATCGTCATCACCATGAAGGACGGCATTCTCACCGTGGTTTCCCCCATTGAGGGGACGCCGGCCTACAAGGCCGGCATCGTCGCCGGTGATATCATTATAAAAATCGACGAAGAATCCACCAAGGACATGGCCCTGTGGGAAGCGGTGAGCAAGATGAGGGGGCCCAGGCACAAAGAGGTGTTAATCACGGTAATCCGGGACGGAGAGGCCGCTCCCCTGGAATTCAAGCTGAAACGGGATCTCATCCCCATGACCAGCGTCAGATCTGCCATGCTTGCCCCTGGATACGGCTACCTGAGAATTACCAATTTCAGAATGAATACCCTTGAGGATGTTGAAAAGCATCTTGGAACCCTTGAAAAAGAGGCGCCCGGTCTCAAGGGACTGATCATTGACCTCAGGGACAATCCCGGAGGCCTGCTTGACCAGGCCATCAAGATTTCCGATCTTTTCCTGGAAAAGGGACTCATCGTCTCCATCAAGGGGCGGCTTAAGAAAAACACCCAGGAATTCAAGGCCTACCCCAATGAAACCGAGCGAAATTACCCGATAGTAATACTCATCAACGGCGGTTCCGCCTCGGCTTCTGAAATCGTGGCCGGCGCCCTGCAGGACCATTCCCGGGCCCTGATTCTGGGGACGCCGTCATTCGGCAAGGGCTCGGTGCAGACCGTTCGCCCCCTGAAAGACGGCTTCGGGATCAAGTATACCATTGCCAGGTATTACACCCCCTCGGGCCGGTCCATTCAGGCCAAGGGAATTCTGCCGGATATTGAGGCGGCCTCGGGTACCGTGATAAAAAAAGATCCAAAAAGGTCTGCTTTTGAACGGATGATGAAGGAAAAAAATCTGAAAAACAGCCTGAAACCCGAAGGCCCTGCAGATAAAGAAGAGAAAAAACAGACCAAAACTCCCAAAGACCTTGAGGTGGATAAGCTGAATAAAGACGCCCAGGTGAAACGGGCCCTTGATATTCTCATCAGCTACGGAATCTTCAGTAAAGTAAATGGCAGTTAAAAAGAAGACCGGGGGGCGGACCAAACCGGCCGCCTCCAAGGCCCCGGCCAAAAAACGGCGGCCGGCAGTAAAAAAAGCGTCACCCCCAAGGAAAACCAGGAAAAAAACCGCCAAACCAGCGGCCCGGTCCGGCCTGATCCATGAGCTGAAAAAGATCGGGCTGGGCATTGCCATCCTGCTGGCCATCTGCATGACCACGGCCATGATTGCGGATATCCTTCTTAAATCCGGCAGTCCCGTCGATCCCGGACCTGGGGCGGTGAAGGTGTCCTCCTCCCCTGGCCACCGGGAGACTGTCGTGCCGCCGGAGGTGAAGAAAAGGGCGGTGACCGTCACCAAGCCTGTCCACGACTCCCCAAAGCTCATCACAAAGACCCCGGGGCTCATGAAGAAAACCGACCAGTCCAGCATCGTTTATGAGGTCTTTGAAGGTGTCGCGCCGGAACATACGCGGAAAAGGCCGGTGGGGCCGGCCGCCGGGGACAAAACTCCGAAAATTGCCATCATCATTGACGATATCGGTTATGACAAGCAACTGGCCATGGCGCTGTTCGAAGTGGATCCGGATATCACCTTTTCCGTGCTTCCCTTTTCTCCCTTCGGCAAGACCATTGCCGGCAGGCTTGCTGCCAGAGGGGCGGAGATCATGCTTCACCTGCCCATGGAACCCACCCAGTACCCCAGGGTGAATCCCGGCCCCGGTGCGCTTCTGGCCTCCATGTCGCCGGATGCTCTTCTGGCGCAGCTTCGCAAGGACCTGGATGCGGTTCCCGGTGTCAAGGGGGTAAACAATCACATGGGCTCCAGGCTCACCGCCCTTTCCGACAAAATGAACCAGGTGTTCACGGTGCTTAAAAAAGAGGATTTGTTTTTTATTGACTCCAAAACCGCCCCTGATTCAAAGGGAGAGGCTTCGGCCCGATTGTTTCGGCTGAAATTTTCCCACAGGGACATCTTTCTGGATAATTACCAGAAGATCGATTACATCTCCGGCCAGTTCCGCAAATTGCTCCGCCGGGCTGAAAAAAGCGGCCATGCCATCGGCATCGGCCACCCCTACCAGGCCACCCTGGATACCCTCAGAATCGAGCTACCCAAACTCAAGGGCCGCATCCAAGTGGTTCCGGCAAGCCGGCTTGTTGCAATTCCCGGTTGATTTATCTTTGTACCTGTTGATGCCCCCTGCGATGACAACCGTGGCGGCAAAGGGGGCGCTTATAATGTTGGCGGCAGTCCAAGCGGATTTTCCTGCCCCGTATCCGTTGATTCCGTTTCCCTGACCGCCTTCCAATAATACTTTTTTATCAGATTTTTTTTCCGCAACTCCCCTATCATGTTTGATAGTTTGGGCACCAGCTCCATGTGCTTTTTATGCAGATAGCAGTGAATGGTTACTTTTGCCATCTCCCCGGCTTTTTTTATACCGGCGTCTTGAAATTCATCTGTTTGCAGCCAATGCCTC encodes:
- a CDS encoding S41 family peptidase — translated: MKDDYFPMMGRCALALLVTVLLWAGQVSPVRAAGDTTYKSLKLFADVLEEIEKNYVDEVDAEELIHNAIRGMVGNLDPHSSFMPPEAFGDLQDDTKGKFSGIGIVITMKDGILTVVSPIEGTPAYKAGIVAGDIIIKIDEESTKDMALWEAVSKMRGPRHKEVLITVIRDGEAAPLEFKLKRDLIPMTSVRSAMLAPGYGYLRITNFRMNTLEDVEKHLGTLEKEAPGLKGLIIDLRDNPGGLLDQAIKISDLFLEKGLIVSIKGRLKKNTQEFKAYPNETERNYPIVILINGGSASASEIVAGALQDHSRALILGTPSFGKGSVQTVRPLKDGFGIKYTIARYYTPSGRSIQAKGILPDIEAASGTVIKKDPKRSAFERMMKEKNLKNSLKPEGPADKEEKKQTKTPKDLEVDKLNKDAQVKRALDILISYGIFSKVNGS
- a CDS encoding divergent polysaccharide deacetylase family protein produces the protein MAVKKKTGGRTKPAASKAPAKKRRPAVKKASPPRKTRKKTAKPAARSGLIHELKKIGLGIAILLAICMTTAMIADILLKSGSPVDPGPGAVKVSSSPGHRETVVPPEVKKRAVTVTKPVHDSPKLITKTPGLMKKTDQSSIVYEVFEGVAPEHTRKRPVGPAAGDKTPKIAIIIDDIGYDKQLAMALFEVDPDITFSVLPFSPFGKTIAGRLAARGAEIMLHLPMEPTQYPRVNPGPGALLASMSPDALLAQLRKDLDAVPGVKGVNNHMGSRLTALSDKMNQVFTVLKKEDLFFIDSKTAPDSKGEASARLFRLKFSHRDIFLDNYQKIDYISGQFRKLLRRAEKSGHAIGIGHPYQATLDTLRIELPKLKGRIQVVPASRLVAIPG